From Anopheles coluzzii chromosome 3, AcolN3, whole genome shotgun sequence, the proteins below share one genomic window:
- the LOC120959514 gene encoding serine-rich adhesin for platelets isoform X3 — translation MIQLDRAPTVALRYRTLINGAINDISRDGLSQSHDSVFSESAGTASSLSITLKNELADVLRKRRKDRQGEVSDEDLGLPLSPITPQRKDRGMNKSEGSLSILSMTSSDLDDDRSASNASGHNLLHLDSSTSGSISMNRSEHMDESGDSSKLSHSAAKHKLAVRPKKKGPTRARTRPRESTLLPATPEVNEESLKLSSTNIASSFSPTKETNEKAHSLPYGIVPPGTSTPFAPKSSPAKEISTSKLSVGDAPAVTGSSIYVNRNISKSHEFERSADLHHLTVEGSAVPAASRKEDDGFFKRILNYSFKKKKHETSAKEDSSHSVTASPRKEDNTSSVYISSADPATVDCVPTEQIMKLSLVVGEPELSELSGYKKIKSGPAARQRVFPKDIFTAEEQQLQQQQQQQQHQQHTQRYSSNVEVNRQSVASSGSGHSLTVGEAKMPLHKSEEYLVSKTRKFSERSVDGGEGDDEESDGRKYVSHGERLKSPKVYGLSSYQQKLAKISISSQPAATPDAAKDSPSKRAKSVEKSKSFRTYTTDGVSNQLQAGGHQVPSLPNLSASLSVGNFSSNNFLETEHKFFSMTENMNTGKQRVFKDYISNADDDGESRHLSSSASLQKFEINDNNLLNPREEYYDHQPKSIVLTTNTLTPPEPTSILNKSNQNISQIEENIDKLVSSQFVSIIRSSDEGSSNERLDDIGVGANVPEFMKIQLKNRVEGTGRPAKTSSIVLTTSPTPAPPTSPAIASPTASAGQYPQQPDDAIKLQRRFSNENIEITESKPPLPPSVVGRTSLELGIPKSPPAFRKQGSGGGAAVGDLAGSKRNSMNLSQDLSDDRKVILQRRTSVTEEKIKYERRISSSSEDIKFEKKKSTSEELLEKRSSTGSNGTGNSNYNSGSSSGDELVVLRKKFIGGEREGGKDKDGTPELMKVFARRSLKLRSDDDYKVTESGKPLSSIDSDKENQSSEEKLDKVGLQQTKQQQQQQQQQHVQQQPAEHISTLVQSVAIGAPVTNGSLKNGSSVVEPAVLKNASNENGPAAPASGEPFLRKSITSKPFGVPNRFGNAPNGGQPRNATSFVEVRKTLLPSATVTVGAPVITNNNFVKSSTAQAQGDACESTTVSNNNTINTNRHTIASLNHLNSANGVGAINNNAANTATIIESDGGSGGNNGEINEFKGILQRRAEWEKRAKEGFK, via the exons ATGATCCAACTCGATAGAGCGCCGACCGTAGCGCTTCGGTATCGAACGCTGATAAACGGTGCCATAAA TGACATAAGTCGCGATGGACTTTCACAGTCGCACGATAGCGTGTTCTCTGAATCGGCCGGTACGGCAAGCAGTCTATCGATCACGCTAAAG AACGAGCTAGCAGACGTACTGCGTAAGCGAAGGAAAGACCGGCAGGGTGAAGTATCGGACGAAGATCTCGGCCTGCCGTTGAGCCCCATCACGCCCCAACGCAAGGATCGCGGCATGAACAAGAGCGAAGGTTCGCTCAGCATACTGAGCATGACGAGCTCGGACCTGGACGACGACCGGTCCGCTTCGAACGCTAGCGGCCACAACCTGTTGCACCTGGATTCGTCCACCTCTGGCTCGATCAGTATGAATCGTTCAGAACATATGGATGAAAGTG GTGACTCATCCAAGTTGAGCCATTCCGCCGCCAAACACAAACTTGCCGTACGACCAAAGAAAAAGGGCCCTACCCGTGCACGAACTCGCCCAAGAGAG TCAACCCTGTTGCCAGCGACGCCCGAAGTGAACGAGGAATCGTTGAAGCTGTCCTCCACCAACATCGCTTCCAGCTTTTCACCCACGAAGGAAACGAACGAGAAGGCCCATTCGCTACCGTACGGCATTGTGCCACCGGGCACATCGACCCCATTCGCACCGAAATCGTCACCCGCCAAAGAGATTAGCACCTCGAAGCTATCGGTCGGCGATGCACCGGCGGTGACGGGCTCATCCATCTACGTCAATCGCAACATTTCCAAGAGCCATGAGTTTGAGCGTTCCGCCGACCTTCATCATCTGACGGTGGAGGGTTCGGCTGTGCCGGCAGCCTCGCGCAAGGAAGACGATGGCTTCTTCAAACGCATCCTGAACTACAGcttcaagaagaagaagcacgaAACGAGCGCGAAGGAGGACTCGTCGCACTCGGTGACGGCTTCCCCGCGCAAGGAAGACAACACGAGCAGCGTGTACATTAGCTCGGCCGATCCAGCTACTGTCGATTGTGTGCCAACGGAGCAGATCATGAAGCTATCGCTGGTTGTCGGTGAGCCGGAGCTGAGTGAGCTGAGCGGGTATAAGAAGATAAAGTCGGGTCCGGCCGCACGGCAGCGCGTCTTCCCGAAGGATATTTTTACGGCTGAGGAGCAAcaacttcagcagcagcaacagcagcagcagcatcaacagcataCACAGCGCTACTCCTCTAATGTGGAGGTAAACAGACAGTCGGTTGCTTCGTCCGGCAGTGGCCATTCACTTACAGTCGGCGAAGCCAAGATGCCACTGCACAAGAGCGAAGAGTATCTCGTGTCCAAGACGCGCAAGTTCTCCGAGCGTAGTGTAGACGGTGGCGAAGGAGATGACGAAGAAAGCGATGGCCGCAAGTACGTTAGTCACGGCGAGCGGCTCAAAAGCCCGAAGGTGTACGGGTTGAGCTCGTACCAGCAAAAGCTGGCGAAAATCTCCATCTCGTCCCAACCGGCGGCGACGCCGGACGCGGCTAAGGATAGCCCAAGCAAGCGCGCCAAATCGGTGGAAAAATCGAAAAGCTTCCGCACGTACACGACGGACGGTGTGTCGAATCAGCTGCAGGCGGGTGGCCACCAGGTGCCGAGCCTGCCGAACCTGAGCGCCTCGCTGTCGGTAGGCAACTTCTCGAGCAACAACTTCCTCGAGACGGAGCACAAGTTCTTCAGCATGACGGAGAACATGAACACGGGCAAGCAGCGGGTGTTTAAGGACTACATCAGCAATGCGGATGATGACGGTGAATCACGACACCTTTCGTCCAGTGCGTCGCTGCAAAAGTTTGAGATCAATGATAATAATCTGCTGAACCCGCGCGAAGAGTACTACGACCATCAGCCGAAGAGCATCGTGCTGACCACAAACACGCTGACGCCGCCGGAGCCGACCAGCATACTGAACAAATCAAACCAGAACATCTCGCAGATTGAAGAGAACATTGACAAGCTAGTATCGTCGCAGTTCGTGAGCATCATCCGCAGCTCGGACGAGGGAAGCAGCAACGAGCGGCTGGACGATATCGGCGTTGGTGCCAATGTGCCCGAGTTTATGAAGATCCAGCTGAAGAACCGTGTGGAGGGTACGGGTCGACCGGCCAAGACGAGCAGTATCGTGCTGACGACCTCGCCAACTCCGGCTCCACCCACTTCACCCGCCATCGCTAGTCCCACTGCCAGTGCCGGGCAGTACCCCCAGCAGCCAGACGATGCCATTAAGCTGCAGCGACGGTTCAGCAACGAGAACATTGAGATTACGGAGTCGaaaccaccactaccaccatccgTGGTAGGACGCACCAGCCTGGAGCTGGGTATACCGAAGAGCCCGCCCGCCTTCCGCAAACAGGGTTCGGGTGGTGGTGCAGCTGTCGGAGATCTGGCCGGCAGCAAGCGCAACTCAATGAATCTCTCGCAGGACCTGAGCGACGACCGGAAGGTGATACTGCAACGCCGCACATCCGTGACGGAGGAGAAGATCAAGTATGAACGGCGAATATCGTCCTCGTCCGAGGACATTaagtttgaaaagaaaaagtcCACCTCGGAGGAACTGCTGGAGAAGCGCAGCAGCACGGGAAGCAATGGGACGGGCAATTCCAACTACAACAGTGGCTCGAGCAGTGGCGATGAGTTGGTGGTACTGCGGAAGAAGTTTATCGGGGGTGAGCGGGAAGGTGGAAAGGATAAGGATGGTACGCCTGAGTTGATGAAGGTGTTTGCGCGGAGGTCGCTGAAGTTGCGGTCGGATGATGACTACAAGGTGACGGAGAGTGGCAAACCGCTGTCCAGCATTGACAGTGACAAGGAGAATCAGTCGAGCGAGGAGAAGTTGGATAAGGTGGGTCTGCAGCAGacaaagcagcaacagcagcagcagcagcaacaacatgtCCAGCAACAGCCAGCCGAGCACATCTCCACACTCGTGCAGTCGGTGGCAATTGGAGCGCCAGTCACGAATGGATCACTGAAGAATGGAAGCAGCGTAGTAGAGCCTGCCGTACTGAAGAATGCTTCCAACGAGAATGGACCTGCAGCACCTGCCTCGGGAGAGCCTTTCCTGCGGAAGAGTATCACCAGCAAACCGTTTGGCGTGCCGAACCGATTCGGCAATGCACCGAACGGTGGACAACCCCGCAATGCGACTTCCTTTGTGGAGGTGCGCAAGACCCTGCTACCCAGTGCGACGGTCACTGTTGGGGCACCCGTCATCACCAACAACAACTTCGTCAAGTCATCGACCGCACAGGCACAGGGTGATGCGTGCGAGTCCACCACcgtcagcaacaacaacaccatcaACACGAACCGCCATACGATCGCGTCACTGAACCACCTCAACAGCGCCAACGGTGTCGGTGCCATCAACAACAACGCGGCGAATACGGCCACCATCATCGAGTCGGACGGTGGCAGCGGTGGCAACAATGGGGAGATTAACGAGTTCAAGGGCATCCTGCAGCGTCGAGCCGAGTGGGAAAAGCGAGCAAAGGAAGGCTTCAAGTAG